One Trichoplusia ni isolate ovarian cell line Hi5 chromosome 6, tn1, whole genome shotgun sequence DNA segment encodes these proteins:
- the LOC113495014 gene encoding KRAB-A domain-containing protein 2-like → MLAAFHNELNLILKNKFEFADNLAMDYKNGLVPDTNNFAAVTALLTLCTNLKEEFNKKIEAYDRRFQRTEKQLWSEERIEEVMNVIKAGKASRDLGLRRTSQEIFWMKRCDVMRKDKEDFLIFKSGSRKEKPIRIVPKEQFFDIVADAHKKSNHGGRHRVAIAIKKKYFIPKNVIRLYVSMCPGCQANRLLGKSNASLHPSGSQFNEKGIVNLINFKYFPDGEYKWLLSYQDVATKFINLRPLKTIMPAEVTSELMKIFLTFGAPKILQVDLESFFMLQVKQEITGMWPNCQVVPKSSSKLYECERQELEYVMHTWMTRNETTKWSVGCYFVQHNKNNSTIRALGNTPYKSTFGCEPRAEFCVSSIPPHLLKNNEGNLIATIKKEPKKDSSQKME, encoded by the exons ATGTTAGCGGCCTTTCACAAcgagttaaatttaattttaaaaaataaatttgaattcgCGGATAATTTAGCAATGGATTATAAAAATGGGCTTGTCCCAGACACCAATAACTTCGCTGCAGTAACGGCACTGTTAACATTGTGCACCAACCTTAAGGAAGAATTCAACAAGAAAATAGAGGCATATGATCGTCGTTTTCAAA GAACCGAAAAACAACTTTGGTCAGAGGAGAGAATTGAAGAAGTAATGAATGTGATTAAAGCTGGTAAGGCATCCAGGGATTTAGGATTACGTCGGACATCCCAAGAAATTTTCTGGATGAAAAGATGCGACGTAATGAGAAAAGATAAAGaagattttttgatatttaaatcgGGGTCGAGAAAGGAAAAACCAATACGCATTGTGCCCAAAGAACAGTTTTTCGACATCGTGGCAGATGCTCATAAGAAATCCAACCACGGTGGGCGCCACCGAGTAGCAATCgcgataaaaaagaaatatttcataCCGAAGAATGTCATTCGGCTGTATGTGTCCATGTGTCCTGGCTGCCAAGCGAATCGACTGCTGGGTAAAAGTAACGCTTCCTTGCACCCCAGCGGATCTCAGTTTAATGAGAAGGGAATAGTAAATctgataaattttaaatacttccCTGATGGCGAATACAAATGGCTGTTGAGTTACCAAGATGTTGCCACAAAGTTTATAAATCTGCGACCGCTTAAGACAATCATGCCCGCTGAAGTGACCTCTGAATTAATGAAGATATTCTTGACATTCGGAGCTCCGAAAATTTTGCAAGTTGATTTGGAGAGTTTCTTCATGCTACAGGTAAAGCAAGAAATAACTGGGATGTGGCCAAATTGTCAAGTTGTGCCCAAAAGTAGCTCCAAGCTATACGAGTGTGAGAGGCAGGAGCTAGAATATGTGATGCATACCTGGATGACCAGGAATGAAACTACCAAGTGGTCTGTCGGGTGCTATTTCGTCCagcacaataaaaacaactcgACCATACGAGCTTTGGGCAACACGCCGTATAAATCGACATTTGGTTGTGAGCCCCGAGCGGAATTCTGCGTTTCTAGCATTCCTCCtcacttacttaaaaataatgaaggcAATCTAATtgctacaataaaaaaagagccaaaaaaagattcaagccaaaaaatggaataa